The Candidatus Korarchaeota archaeon NZ13-K genome has a window encoding:
- a CDS encoding radical SAM protein, producing the protein MRVEGIGRVRASIGTLSRAGSLKRLRVEEQPRTAYLLIAGRCEGGCLFCPQWLGGERISRVAWPETDLSVILGAQREFERVCVQSVLRRMFWRDLIEVASLFEVPVSIATNPVGERELLEMRRVSQMLGIGLDAMSERVFRDVRKPGSFDYYLRFLEKSIDVYGRGNVYVHLIAGLGETPEEALRMISHVYERGGEVALFAFTPVPGTPLQNRGRPPIEYYRFLQVVVHLMRNGLPLREMRRMDPDDYKEAFLTSGCPGCNRPFYNESPAGELYNFPSPELLKRNWEKVREEAERAIRYFGLLP; encoded by the coding sequence GTGAGGGTCGAGGGAATAGGCAGGGTGAGGGCATCCATAGGGACCCTCTCGAGAGCGGGATCTCTCAAGCGGCTCAGGGTCGAGGAGCAGCCTAGGACAGCTTACCTCCTGATAGCTGGGAGGTGCGAGGGTGGGTGTCTCTTCTGCCCCCAGTGGCTGGGCGGCGAGAGGATCTCTAGGGTGGCTTGGCCCGAGACGGATCTTAGCGTCATCTTGGGGGCTCAGCGGGAATTTGAGAGGGTTTGCGTGCAATCAGTCCTCAGGAGGATGTTCTGGAGGGACCTGATAGAGGTGGCATCACTTTTCGAGGTGCCGGTATCCATAGCGACTAACCCGGTCGGGGAGCGGGAGCTGCTGGAGATGAGGAGGGTGTCCCAGATGCTGGGAATAGGCCTGGATGCCATGTCCGAGCGAGTGTTCAGGGATGTCAGAAAGCCAGGCTCCTTCGATTACTACCTGAGGTTCCTCGAGAAATCCATCGATGTTTACGGTAGGGGGAATGTATATGTTCACCTTATCGCCGGACTTGGGGAGACGCCCGAGGAGGCCCTCAGGATGATATCCCACGTCTATGAGAGGGGAGGCGAGGTCGCCCTATTCGCATTCACCCCAGTCCCCGGGACCCCCCTCCAGAACAGGGGGAGGCCCCCGATCGAGTACTACAGGTTCCTTCAGGTGGTCGTCCACCTGATGAGAAACGGCCTGCCATTGAGGGAGATGAGGCGCATGGATCCAGATGACTACAAGGAGGCCTTCCTGACATCAGGCTGTCCCGGCTGCAACAGGCCCTTCTACAACGAGAGCCCAGCGGGTGAGCTCTACAATTTCCCATCGCCCGAGCTGCTCAAGAGGAACTGGGAGAAAGTGAGGGAGGAGGCGGAGCGTGCCATCAGATACTTTGGGCTTCTTCCCTAA
- a CDS encoding aspartate kinase, monofunctional class, whose product MLVMKFGGSILNGSSDFIEICDYIAEIGEKGDKIIVISAMKGVTDSLLKLSSLAASGDEIGSSRLLMDLEERHLRVCEELGLACEDVRREFEKLERVIRGITYLGELTPRVRDLVASFGENFSGRILSSLLRSRGINSRFMTGGEAGIITDDLYGNANPLLRATRVYLRTRLLPVLEDTLPVIAGFSGMTRDGKVTTMGRGGSDLTAVLVGSALNAEEVLLWTDVDGFMTADPRIVRDARLLRRVSYMEAIEMAHFGAKRMNPRFIEPAMLTNTPIRVRNFRNRACEGTLISKEGGTGNVVRAVGMRKGVSILTVRSAGMVGRPGSAYTLLKELSERSMNVQMISQSISESDISLVLDGRAAEKARGVIEAKLLGNTFREVTLDRGCAAVAVIGSGMRGTPGVAARVFRAVAERGINVKMIAQGSSELSISFVVSGEDGEEAVRSLHEEFELSRVEG is encoded by the coding sequence ATGCTGGTGATGAAGTTCGGGGGATCAATACTCAACGGTTCAAGTGATTTCATCGAGATATGCGATTATATAGCGGAAATCGGTGAGAAGGGTGATAAGATAATAGTGATCTCAGCGATGAAGGGTGTCACGGATTCTCTACTGAAGCTCTCCAGCTTAGCTGCCTCTGGAGACGAGATCGGCTCGAGCAGGCTGCTGATGGACTTGGAGGAGAGGCACCTCAGGGTCTGCGAGGAGCTAGGGCTGGCATGCGAGGACGTGAGGAGGGAATTCGAGAAGCTCGAGAGGGTGATCAGGGGCATCACCTACCTCGGGGAGCTGACCCCGAGGGTCAGGGACCTGGTGGCCTCGTTCGGTGAGAACTTCAGTGGTAGGATACTATCGAGTCTCCTGAGGAGCAGAGGGATAAACTCCAGGTTCATGACCGGAGGTGAGGCGGGCATAATCACGGATGATCTATACGGGAATGCAAATCCGCTTCTCAGGGCGACCAGGGTCTATCTGAGGACGAGGCTCCTGCCAGTACTTGAGGACACGCTGCCTGTTATAGCCGGGTTCTCTGGGATGACGAGGGACGGGAAGGTCACCACGATGGGAAGGGGAGGCAGCGATCTGACCGCAGTGCTCGTGGGCTCCGCTCTGAATGCGGAGGAGGTCCTGCTCTGGACGGACGTGGATGGTTTCATGACGGCCGACCCTAGGATAGTGAGGGATGCCAGGCTCCTAAGAAGGGTCTCATACATGGAAGCGATAGAGATGGCTCATTTCGGAGCAAAGAGAATGAATCCAAGATTCATTGAACCCGCGATGCTGACGAACACCCCAATCAGGGTCAGGAACTTCAGGAACAGGGCTTGCGAGGGCACCCTGATATCAAAGGAGGGGGGAACCGGGAACGTCGTCAGGGCCGTGGGCATGAGGAAGGGGGTGTCGATACTCACTGTGAGGAGCGCGGGCATGGTGGGTAGGCCCGGAAGCGCTTATACGCTCCTTAAGGAGCTCTCCGAGAGATCCATGAACGTGCAGATGATATCACAATCCATCTCGGAGTCCGATATATCCCTGGTCCTCGATGGCAGGGCGGCGGAGAAGGCCAGAGGAGTTATAGAGGCGAAGTTGCTCGGGAACACGTTCAGGGAGGTGACCTTGGATAGGGGATGTGCCGCGGTGGCTGTGATAGGATCGGGCATGAGGGGAACGCCTGGAGTGGCCGCTAGGGTATTCAGAGCGGTCGCTGAGAGGGGGATAAACGTGAAGATGATAGCGCAGGGATCCTCGGAGCTGAGCATATCCTTCGTGGTCAGCGGGGAGGATGGGGAGGAGGCCGTCAGGTCCCTGCACGAGGAGTTCGAGTTGAGTAGGGTAGAGGGTTAA
- a CDS encoding aldehyde ferredoxin oxidoreductase: MRGGWTGKVLRIDLSRGKSVVQDLDPKVAVDFLGGRGFAVKALWDELPRGVDPLSPENLLILATGPLTGISMPSSGKLVVAAKSPLTGGYGDGNIGTRASVQVKKAGYDAVIISGKAEKPSMVVIENEKVEIRDARDLWGLDTYKAQEELERQYGKSSGILTIGPAGERLVKFAVITSEKGRAGGRPGMGAVMGSKNLKAIVVKGSKEIPLADPKEVARLGADSFRDIKSKENYDFWVRQGTMATVEWANANAALPTYNMSEGVFDGYDKVGGNAMEKVYKIGQKGCPNCNMPCGNINEIKEGPYKGRDTEVDYENIAMLGPNLGIDNMNWALTLNLVADESGVDTISLGSVLAFTTEAMKRGLVTPEEVGMRLDWGDGQAFLELARRVVSREGFGSLLAEGVAQASQRIGKGSERFAMHVKGLEISAYDCHAYIGMALAYGTSPIGAHHKDAWFISYEIREGRGVVSEERVRKLIWMQNVRGGFFESAAACRLPWVEVGYDLEWYPKFLKAATGLDYSWDDLHMVANRIYTLIRAFWVREKGGWGRSLDTPPAKWFEEPQTKGPLAGSKLSREDYERMLSWYYENRGWDQNGIPRKSTLRKLGLDWIIPELEKVVKLAE, translated from the coding sequence ATGAGGGGTGGCTGGACCGGGAAGGTATTGAGGATAGATCTAAGCAGGGGCAAGTCCGTCGTCCAGGACCTGGACCCGAAGGTCGCGGTAGATTTCCTCGGAGGTAGGGGCTTCGCAGTAAAGGCTCTTTGGGATGAGCTTCCTCGGGGGGTTGACCCCCTCTCCCCCGAAAACCTGCTCATATTGGCCACCGGGCCCCTGACTGGGATAAGCATGCCCAGCAGCGGGAAGCTTGTCGTGGCCGCCAAGTCCCCGCTGACTGGCGGATACGGTGACGGCAACATAGGTACTAGGGCCTCCGTTCAGGTGAAGAAAGCTGGTTATGATGCTGTCATAATCTCTGGTAAGGCTGAAAAGCCATCCATGGTTGTGATAGAGAATGAGAAAGTGGAGATAAGGGATGCCAGGGACCTCTGGGGACTGGACACCTATAAGGCACAGGAGGAGCTTGAGAGACAGTATGGGAAGAGCTCGGGGATCCTCACCATAGGCCCGGCAGGGGAGAGACTCGTAAAATTCGCGGTGATAACATCTGAGAAGGGGAGGGCCGGTGGCAGACCTGGCATGGGGGCCGTGATGGGCTCGAAGAACTTGAAGGCCATCGTGGTGAAGGGAAGTAAGGAGATCCCACTGGCGGATCCCAAGGAGGTCGCTAGGCTGGGCGCCGATTCCTTCAGGGACATAAAGTCTAAGGAGAATTATGACTTCTGGGTGAGACAGGGCACGATGGCCACGGTGGAGTGGGCCAACGCGAATGCCGCGCTACCAACCTACAACATGAGCGAGGGCGTCTTCGATGGATACGACAAGGTGGGAGGGAACGCCATGGAGAAGGTATACAAGATAGGTCAGAAGGGGTGCCCGAACTGCAACATGCCATGCGGGAACATAAATGAGATAAAGGAGGGACCGTACAAGGGGAGGGACACTGAGGTCGATTATGAGAACATAGCAATGCTGGGACCAAATCTGGGGATAGACAACATGAACTGGGCCCTGACCCTGAACCTGGTGGCCGATGAGAGTGGGGTGGATACGATAAGCCTCGGAAGCGTCCTGGCCTTCACGACGGAGGCGATGAAGAGGGGCTTAGTTACCCCGGAGGAGGTGGGGATGAGGCTGGATTGGGGGGATGGACAGGCCTTCCTGGAGCTCGCCAGGAGGGTGGTGAGCAGGGAGGGATTCGGATCCCTGCTCGCTGAGGGAGTGGCCCAAGCATCGCAGCGCATAGGAAAGGGATCTGAGAGGTTCGCCATGCACGTCAAGGGCCTCGAGATAAGCGCCTATGACTGTCACGCCTACATAGGGATGGCCCTGGCCTACGGGACCAGCCCAATAGGGGCCCACCACAAGGATGCCTGGTTCATATCCTACGAGATAAGGGAGGGCAGGGGTGTCGTCAGTGAGGAGAGGGTGAGGAAGCTCATATGGATGCAGAACGTGAGGGGAGGATTCTTCGAGAGCGCAGCAGCGTGCAGGCTGCCTTGGGTGGAGGTGGGCTACGACCTGGAGTGGTATCCCAAGTTCCTCAAGGCAGCCACCGGGCTGGACTACAGCTGGGACGACCTTCACATGGTAGCGAACAGGATATACACACTGATCAGGGCCTTCTGGGTGAGGGAGAAGGGTGGTTGGGGCAGGTCGCTTGACACCCCTCCGGCCAAGTGGTTCGAGGAGCCCCAGACGAAGGGTCCTCTCGCTGGGAGCAAGCTCAGCAGGGAAGATTACGAGAGGATGCTCAGCTGGTACTACGAGAACAGAGGATGGGATCAGAACGGGATCCCGAGGAAGAGCACCTTGAGGAAGCTGGGGCTGGATTGGATCATCCCAGAGCTGGAGAAGGTTGTTAAACTGGCTGAGTGA
- a CDS encoding radical SAM protein: protein MGFFPKGMFAEISITGRACQLNCPMCAGRWLRGMIGVGSPEELLRVGRALWRRGVRGILISGGFTREGRLPFMPFSQAMMELKRIGFVMSMHTGPLDRREAEVLGRVGIDVADYELILDEGAIRSSKGLRLRPEDYIRGMENLLMESIEVVPHITLGLPGSGEGVSGYADVLRDLGIRRAVILGFIPTEGTELRGEEPPSPEQMRRAAEMISRVSRVSLGCMRAPWLKREYDNALLGIVDRIANPHDSLNLRRVMACCSIPDEMLALFEG from the coding sequence TTGGGCTTCTTCCCTAAGGGGATGTTCGCTGAGATCAGCATAACCGGGAGGGCATGCCAGCTGAACTGCCCGATGTGCGCGGGGAGGTGGCTGAGGGGGATGATCGGTGTTGGGAGCCCGGAGGAGCTGCTGAGGGTCGGGAGGGCCCTCTGGAGGAGGGGTGTCAGGGGGATCCTCATAAGCGGTGGCTTCACCAGGGAGGGCAGGCTCCCCTTCATGCCCTTCTCTCAAGCGATGATGGAGCTGAAGAGGATCGGCTTCGTGATGAGCATGCACACGGGTCCCTTGGACAGGAGGGAAGCGGAGGTTCTAGGAAGGGTAGGGATAGATGTGGCGGATTACGAGCTGATCCTTGATGAGGGTGCGATAAGGTCATCCAAGGGGCTCAGACTGAGGCCGGAGGACTACATAAGGGGTATGGAGAACCTGCTGATGGAATCGATAGAGGTGGTCCCGCACATCACCCTAGGGCTGCCCGGGTCAGGAGAGGGAGTGAGTGGCTACGCGGATGTCCTCAGGGACCTGGGGATAAGGAGGGCCGTGATACTGGGATTCATCCCCACGGAGGGGACCGAGCTTCGGGGGGAGGAACCGCCGTCCCCGGAGCAGATGAGGCGGGCGGCTGAGATGATAAGCAGGGTTTCTAGGGTGAGCCTCGGCTGCATGAGGGCCCCCTGGCTGAAGCGGGAGTACGATAACGCTCTCCTGGGGATCGTGGATAGGATAGCGAACCCCCATGACTCGCTCAACCTGAGGAGGGTGATGGCCTGCTGCTCCATACCAGATGAGATGCTCGCACTATTCGAGGGCTAG
- a CDS encoding TIGR04190 family B12-binding domain/radical SAM domain protein, whose product MRLDVALIHPPSVHDFRKLPSYACMISEVIPSHQIFDMIPYGFLTLATHLERSGFEVGIFNLAAKMLRDESFDVEGYLRNIEADTFGIDFHWMVHAQGAIELAKIIKRIHPNSKVVLGGLSSTLFRREIMELYPFIDAIILGDSGEIPLVRYLEEGPERAPNVIWRENDRVRENPISWVPDSLDEFQIDHGFLLRNMRRVRDLSLGSPFASFQEAPIAGVITVKGCPFNCLTCGGSRYAYERCFMRSRIALKSPEAIAEEVEGIAGMSSMPIFFVGDLRIGGVERVRRISRLLRDLDLDNELIFEFFTPPSKEVLSALREASHTVYLQISPESPFEEVRKAFGRPYTNSSLEKLVRYSKELDFARLDLYFMMGLPLQRRDHGPKVADYFSKLRGLSDRIDSFLSPLAPFVDPGSRAFSDPEGHGYRILFRGLEDYRRALTTVHWMNSLNYETEWMSRREIAESTLDGYEALLNEKRARGMIDDDVHELAIRRISLDRELILRIERGSPTSDLMERIRELSIEYDAAVKRGVSLYPTGSLTSRVRSHVLRMLLRVVLALE is encoded by the coding sequence TTGAGGCTCGACGTGGCCCTGATACACCCCCCTAGCGTGCACGACTTCAGGAAGCTTCCCTCTTATGCCTGCATGATCAGCGAGGTGATCCCGTCCCACCAGATTTTCGACATGATACCTTATGGATTCTTAACACTCGCCACCCACCTCGAGAGGAGCGGCTTCGAAGTTGGCATCTTCAACCTGGCCGCCAAGATGTTGAGGGATGAGAGCTTCGACGTGGAAGGATACTTGAGGAATATCGAGGCCGATACCTTCGGCATAGATTTCCACTGGATGGTCCACGCGCAGGGAGCCATAGAGTTAGCCAAGATCATAAAGCGGATCCACCCGAACAGCAAGGTGGTTCTTGGGGGTCTTTCTTCCACCCTGTTCAGGCGCGAGATAATGGAGCTCTACCCGTTCATAGACGCAATAATACTGGGGGACAGCGGGGAGATCCCCCTCGTCAGGTACCTGGAGGAGGGGCCTGAGAGAGCTCCGAACGTCATCTGGAGGGAGAACGATAGGGTTAGGGAGAACCCGATCAGCTGGGTCCCGGATTCCCTGGATGAGTTCCAGATAGATCACGGGTTCCTGCTGAGGAACATGAGGAGGGTGAGGGACCTCTCGCTCGGATCCCCATTCGCCTCCTTTCAGGAGGCTCCAATAGCCGGCGTAATAACGGTCAAGGGGTGTCCGTTCAACTGCCTCACCTGCGGGGGCTCGAGGTACGCATATGAGAGGTGCTTCATGAGGAGCAGGATCGCCCTGAAGTCCCCCGAGGCCATAGCCGAGGAGGTCGAGGGTATAGCTGGCATGTCCTCAATGCCCATCTTCTTCGTAGGGGATCTCAGGATAGGGGGTGTGGAGAGGGTGAGGAGGATCTCAAGGCTCCTGAGGGATCTCGACCTGGATAACGAGCTCATCTTCGAGTTCTTCACACCCCCATCCAAGGAGGTCCTCAGCGCCCTGAGGGAGGCCTCCCACACGGTCTACCTTCAGATATCGCCTGAGAGCCCGTTTGAGGAGGTGAGAAAGGCCTTCGGAAGACCTTACACGAACTCCTCACTCGAGAAGCTGGTCAGGTACTCGAAGGAACTTGATTTCGCCAGGCTGGATCTCTACTTCATGATGGGCCTTCCCCTCCAGAGGAGGGACCACGGCCCCAAGGTCGCTGACTACTTCAGCAAGCTCAGGGGGCTTTCCGATAGGATCGATTCCTTCCTCTCCCCACTCGCCCCCTTCGTCGATCCCGGGAGCAGGGCCTTCTCCGATCCCGAGGGGCACGGATACAGGATACTGTTCAGGGGGCTGGAAGACTACAGGAGGGCCCTGACCACGGTTCACTGGATGAACTCCCTGAATTACGAGACGGAGTGGATGAGCAGGAGGGAGATAGCTGAATCCACATTAGACGGATACGAGGCTCTCCTGAACGAGAAGAGAGCCCGTGGGATGATTGACGATGATGTCCATGAGCTGGCCATTCGCAGGATATCCCTGGATAGGGAATTGATCCTCAGGATAGAGAGGGGATCACCCACCTCTGATCTTATGGAGAGGATCAGGGAGTTATCAATAGAATACGATGCAGCCGTGAAGAGGGGCGTTTCCCTTTACCCGACCGGGAGCCTAACGAGCAGGGTGAGGAGCCACGTACTGAGGATGCTGCTGAGGGTCGTCCTAGCCCTCGAATAG
- a CDS encoding homoserine dehydrogenase, with translation MPPEFLNNSPGRPDASGQTFYCDGAQPLPNMRVILMGLGVVGKAFLRMLIEKAPELRSKYGLNPTLVAVSDSRSSVYSEIGLDPKLILDQKNERGSLAGLEGETDLRGADLVREVEAEVLIEMTPSNFRDGEPGLSHIKAALNTGKHVITANKGPLALEMPALVEMFRESGLMLLFSGTVGGGTPFVRFVRRCLVGERILAIRGVLNGTTNYILTMMESGIPFSEALAEAQRLGYAEADPSNDIDGWDSAAKLVILSNLAMESDATLRDVEVAGIRGVEVGRELLSQGKTVRLIASADGSGLRVRPEVIDRKDPLAVSGALNAVSFFAEHTGRHTLVGKGAGGEETAAAIVRDLVELKMSLSGAGQCW, from the coding sequence ATGCCTCCTGAATTTTTAAATAATAGCCCGGGTCGTCCCGATGCCAGCGGACAAACTTTTTATTGTGATGGTGCCCAACCCCTCCCCAACATGCGCGTAATACTGATGGGGCTTGGGGTGGTTGGCAAGGCGTTTTTACGCATGCTGATCGAGAAGGCCCCGGAGCTCAGGTCGAAGTACGGGCTCAATCCAACACTAGTTGCGGTCTCCGACTCTAGATCCTCCGTTTACAGCGAGATTGGTCTTGATCCAAAGCTCATATTGGATCAAAAGAATGAGCGGGGATCCCTGGCTGGCCTGGAGGGGGAGACCGATCTCAGGGGGGCCGACCTGGTGAGGGAGGTCGAGGCTGAGGTCCTGATAGAGATGACCCCATCGAACTTCAGGGATGGAGAGCCCGGCCTCTCTCACATAAAGGCAGCTCTCAACACCGGGAAGCATGTGATAACAGCCAATAAAGGACCTCTTGCTCTAGAAATGCCTGCCCTGGTGGAGATGTTCCGTGAGAGCGGTTTGATGTTGCTCTTCAGTGGGACGGTCGGTGGGGGAACGCCCTTCGTGAGATTCGTGAGGAGATGCTTGGTTGGGGAGAGGATCCTGGCCATAAGGGGTGTGCTCAATGGGACGACAAACTACATATTGACGATGATGGAATCAGGCATCCCGTTCAGCGAGGCTCTTGCAGAGGCACAGAGGCTAGGATATGCCGAGGCTGATCCCTCAAACGATATAGATGGCTGGGATTCAGCAGCCAAGCTCGTCATACTGTCTAACTTGGCGATGGAGTCCGATGCGACCCTAAGGGACGTCGAGGTCGCGGGCATAAGAGGGGTTGAGGTGGGGAGGGAGCTCCTGTCCCAGGGGAAGACCGTGAGGCTGATAGCAAGCGCGGATGGGTCCGGACTGAGGGTGAGACCCGAGGTGATCGATAGGAAGGATCCCCTAGCCGTCTCAGGTGCCTTGAATGCGGTCTCGTTCTTCGCAGAGCACACCGGAAGGCACACTCTTGTCGGAAAGGGGGCCGGCGGTGAGGAGACAGCGGCGGCCATCGTGAGGGACTTGGTGGAGCTCAAGATGAGCCTGAGTGGGGCGGGACAATGCTGGTGA